CTCGGCACCCTCACCGCGGCCTACGCCCCCGACCGCGCCCTCTCCCCGCGCACGCTTCTCCTGGGCTTCGCCCTTCAGTCGGCGGCGAGTTGCGTGGCCCGCGGCGCGGTGCACCGACGCCGCCGCAAGGCCCTCCTCAACCGCCCCCGCGCCGCCCTGGTGATCGGCCCGGCGGCGACCGCGCAACGCGTGGCGGCGGCGGTGCTACGGCACCCGAAGTGCGGGATCGAGCCGATCGGCATCGTCGCCGAACACCCGGACGGCACCGAGGGGTTGCCCGTCCTGACCACCGGCGAGGAGGTCGAGCGGGCCCTCATCCAGAACGGCGTCCGGGCCGTCCTCACCGTGCATCCCTCGGTACGGTCCGAACGCGGGCCGCTGCTGCGGGCGTTGGCGGAGTCGGGCTGTGTGGTCTGGGAGGTCGACGCCGACTCGCCGTCGTACGAGATGCGTGACCAGCTGGCCGGATTCGCCTGCCGCAGGCTGGAGTTGGGGTCGCGTCGGTCCGGCAGCCTCGGCAAGCGGGCACTGGACGTGCTGGCGTCCGGCACCCTGCTCCTCCTCGTCAGCCCGCTGCTGCTGGTGTGCGCGGTGGTCCTCCGCCTCACCGACGGACGCGGTGTCGTCTTCCGCCAGGAGCGCATCGGCAAGGACGGCCGCCCCTTCACGCTGCTGAAGTTCCGCACGCACCGCCCGGTCGACGAGCACGAGGCGGCGACCCGCTGGAACATCGCGCGCGAGCCGCAGATGAGCCGCTTCTGCCGCTTCCTGCGCCAGACCTCGCTGGACGAACTGCTCCAGCTCTGGAACGTGTTCCGGGGCGACATGAGCCTGGTCGGCCCGCGGCCCGAACGCCCGTACTTCGTCGCGCAGTTCAGCCAGACCTACCCCGGCTACGCGGCCCGCCACCGGATGCAGACCGGCATCACCGGCCTCGCCCAGATCCACGGGCTGCGCGGCGACACCTCGATCGAGGACCGCTGCCGGTTCGACAACGCGTACATCGACAACTGGTCGCTGTGGCAGGACATCTGCATCCTGGCCCGCACAGTGACCGCGCTCGTACGTCCGACCGGGAGCTGAGCCGTGAACCACCGAGCCCGTATGAACGCCCCTGTCCCGCCCGTACGTCCGACGGGGAGCTGAACCGTGCCGCACCGCGTCCGCATGTTCGCCCCCGTCCTCCCGGTCATCGCCGTGATCGCCCTGCTCGGCCTGCCGCTCACCCCGGGCGAGGGCGGCGCGGGCCCGGCCGACGCGGTCTCCGGCCTGGTGGTGCTGTACTGCGGTATCCGGCTCCTGCGCGACCGCAGCCGCCCGCTGACCCCAACTGCCGTAGCGGTCATGGGACTTCCGGTCCTGGGCCTGTCGATCGCCGCGATGGGCGCGTCCTCCCCGGGCGCGGGCCTGAGCGGCCTGGGCCGCTACCTCCAGATCTTCGTGCTGGTCCCCGCGGCCGTCGTCCTCCTGATCCGCGACCGCCGCGACTTCCGCGTCCTGGCCTGGTCGTTCGTGTCCCTCGCGGTGTGGCAGGGGGCGATCGGCGTCAAGCAGTACGTCACCGCGACCGGCGCCTCCTACCAGGGCGAGGACATCCGCGCGGTGGGCACCTTCGGCCCGACCGACGTGATGGGCATGGCGACGGTGGTGTCCTTCGGCCTGATCTGCGCGCTGGCCCTGGCCCTGGGCCGAAATGACGTACGCCAACGGGCAGTTGCGACGTGTTGCGCCTTCGCCCTCCTGATCCCCCTCGCCCTCTCCTTCAGCCGGGGCGCCTGGATCGCGACGGCCGCGACCTGCGCGGTGCTCCTGGCCCTGGCGGGCCTGCGCCGAGCCCTGAAGGTGGCGGCGGCGGTGACGGCGGCGGGCATCGTCCTGGTGGGCGGCTTCGGCGTCGGTACGGCCATGCTCCAGGAGCGGATCGACAGCATCACCCAAGTCACCGACGCCCCCGACCAGTCGGTGATCGACCGCTACACGATGTGGGCCGCGGCCACGGCGATGTGGCGCGAACACCCCCTGACCGGCGTCGGTTTGAAGGGCTTCCCCGAACACCGCGACGGCAACGCCTCGTTGGCCCTGTCCTCAGGCAGCGACACGGAGGGCGCGGGCGCGGCCTTCCTCAAGCAGCCCCTCCTCTCCCCCCACAACATGTACCTCCTGGTCCTGAGCGAACAGGGCCTGATCGGCCTCCTCAGCCTCGCCGGCAGCTGGCTGGCCCTCCTGGTCTGCGCACTGCGCGGCCTCTTCCGAGTCCACCGCACCGAACTCCCGGGCCTGGACTGCGCGTTGGTCTCCACCGGCCTCCTGACCTGGCAGCTGATCGACTTCGTCTACGCAGACATCGGCGGCCCGTCAACAGTCCTCACGGCGGTGGTCTTCGGCTTGGCGGCCTGGTGGTCCTTGGTGGGCGCGAACATGGAGAAGCAGCCGAATGCGGCGATTCCGGTGCGCGCACCCGCCGAGGGAGCCCTGGCCCCATGACGGTGACGGGCAACACCCCAAGGGAGAGCGCCCCAAAGGGGCGCGGGGAACTGCGCGCCCAGCCCCAACGGCGCAGCACTCAACACCCCACCGAACCACCCCTGATCCCACCCCCGACCCCCTCACCAGAAGACGCCGCCCCAGACTCCCGCCGCTTCCTGGCCAAAGCCGCACTGATCACCGCCGTCCTCTCCATCACCGGCTCCCTCCTGGGCCTCGCCAGAGACCAGGCCCTGGCCCGCCTCTTCGGCGCAGGCAGCGAAACAGACGCCTTCCTCATCGCCTGGACGATCCCGGAATTCGCCGCCACCCTCCTGATCGAGGACGGTCTCGCCTTCGCCCTGATCCCCGCGTTCAGCATGGCCCTGGCCCGCAGAGCCCAAGGCACCCCGGGCGACCCGGTCCGCACCCTGGTGGCAACCACCCTCCCCCGCCTGACCCTGGCCTTCATCGCGGTATCGGCCCTCCTCATCGGCACGGCCCCCTACCTCGTCGAAGCCCTGGCCCCCGGCCTCCCGAACCCCGCGCTGGCCATCAGCTGCACCCGCCTCACCGCAACCTGCGTCCTCAGCTTCGGCCTGGCCGGCTACTGCAGCGCGGCCCTCCGCGCCCACCGCCGCTTCGTGGCCCCGGCGGCGATCTACGTGGCGTACAACATCGGCATCATCGCCGGGATGTACGCCTTCGGCGCCCACTGGGGCGTCCGCTCGGCGGCCCTCGGCGTGGCCGGCGGCGGCGTCCTCATGGTGCTGACCCAACTCCCGGCCCTCTGGCGCCAGTTGACGAGCCACAAGCCCACCACCCCGGACGCGGACACCGGCCCCGCCGAACCCCGCCCGATGAACCTCGCCCTGATGGCCACCGTGCTTCTCTTCGCACTCTGCCGCCAGTCCCAGGTCCTCATCGAGCGCTTCCTCGCCTCGCACCTCCCCGCCGGCGCCATCTCGCACCTGAACTACGCGCAGAAGGTCGCCCAGATGCCGATGGTGCTGTCGCTGATGCTGTGCACGGTCACCTTCCCGGTGGTCGCGCGGGCGCTCGCCGAGGGCGACACGGAGAAGGCCCGCAACCGCGTCGAGCGGGACCTCGCCCTCGCCGCCTGCCTCGTCCTGCTCGGCGCCGCCACGGTGATCGCCTGCGCCCCGCAGATCATCCAACTCCTTTTCCAGCGCGGGGCGTTCACCGCCCACGACACCGCTGCCACGGCCGGCGTGATGCGCGTGTACGCCCTCGGACTGCTCGGCCAGACCCTGGTCGGCGTCCTGGTCCGCTCCTACTTCTCGGCGGGCCGCCCCACCTGGTACCCGGTCGGCGCGATGGCCGCCGGCATCGTCGTGACCACCTGGATCGGCGCCTGGACGGTCGGCCCCTGGGGCGTCATCGGCATCGCCGTGGCCAACGCCACCGGCATCACCTTCACCGCCGTACTCCTGCTCTACGGATCGGGCCCGCGCAGTGTCCCGCTCCGCACCCGGCAGGTCCTGACCGAGCTCAGCCGGCCCGTGCGCGCGGCCGTGGTCGCCACGATCGCGGGGGCGTTCGTGGCCCACGCGCTGCCCTCGCCGCTGCTCGGTCTCACCGCCGGCTGCACGACCGTCACCGTCGTCTTCGTCCTGCTCGGCTGGGCCCTGGGCGCCCAGGGCTTCGCACCCGCACTGGAAACCGTACGCTCGATCACACGAAGGCTCATCCATGGCCGCTCCCGTTGATTCCCCGACCACCGGCAGACGCGCCACGGGCCCGGTCCCGTGGGTGGCGATGTACCACTCCGTGGGCGACTGCTCCGACGACCCCTACCGCATCACGGTCACCCCCGACCGCCTTGACCAGCAGCTGAGTTGGCTGCGCAGGCGCGGTCTGCGGGGCGTGTCCATGGCCGACCTGCTCGCCGCCCGCGCCCGGGGCGCGGGCCAGGGCCTGGTCGGTCTCACCTTCGACGACGGCTACGCCGACTTCGTCACCAACGCCCTTCCCCTGCTGGCCCGTTGGGACTGCGGCGCCACCCTCTTCGTCCTTCCCGGCAGGCTCGGCGGCGACAACGCCTGGGACCCGCAGGGCCCCCGCAAGCCCCTCCTCACCGCCGACGGCATCCGCCAAGCGGCCGCCGAGGGCGTGGAGATCGGCTCGCACGGCCTCACCCACGTAGACCTCACCAAGGCCGACGACGACACCCTGCACGCCGAAGTCGCCGAAAGCCGTTCCAGACTCCAGGAGTTGCTCAACTCCCCCGTCGACGGCTTCTGTTACCCCTACGGCACGATCGACTCCCGCGCCATGGACGCCGTACGCGAGGCCGGTTACACCTACGCCTGCGCCATCGACCCCGGCGACCTCAACGGCCCGCACGCCCTCCCCCGCGTCCACATCGGCCAGAACGACACCGCCGTACGCCTCTTCCTCAAGTACCGGCTGCACCGCCTGCGCCGCCGCCCGGTGGAGGGGCTCGCATGAAGGCCCTGCACATCATCACCGGCCTCGGCGTCGGCGGCGCGGAGCAGCAACTGCGCCTACTCATCCGCCACTTGCCGGTCGACTGCGACGTCGTGACGCTCACCAACCCGGGCGCGGTCGCCGACGGCCTGACCGCCGACGGAGTGCGCGTCCTCCACCTCGGCATGACCGGCAACCGCGACCTCGCCGCCCTCCCCCGCCTGGTCAGAATCATCCGCACCGGCGGCTACGACCTCGTCCACACCCACCTCTACCGCGCCTGCGTCTACGGCCGGCTCGCCGCCCGGATCGCGGGTGTGAAGGCGGTCGTCGCCACCGAACACTCCCTGGGCGACTCGCAGATGGAGGGCCGCGACCTCAGCGCCGGGGTCCGCGCCCTGTACCTCGCCAGCGAGCGGTTGGGCCGGTCGACGGTCGCCGTGTCCCCCACGGTCGCCGAACGCCTGAAGCGCTGGGGCGTGCCGGGCCCGCGCATCGAAGTGGTCCCCAACGGCATCGACCTGGACCGCTTCCGCTTCGACCCGGTCCAACGCCTGCGCACCCGCCAGCGCCTCGGCCTCCCCGAAGGCGCGTACGTCATCGGCGGCATCGGCCGTCTCGCCGCCGGCAAACGCTTCGACGTCCTGATCCGCGCCCTCACCCAACTCCCTTCCGACTACTGGCTGTTGCTGGTGGGCGGCGGCACAGAGGAGAACCTCCTGCGCCGTACGGCGCACGACTGCGGGGTCGCCGACCGGGTGCTGTTCACCGGCGAACGCCCCTACACACCCGACGGCACCCCGGGCCCCGACCTGCCCTCCCTCACCGCCGCGATGGACCTGCTCGCCTCGCCGTCCCCCGAAGAGGCCTTCGGCTTGGCGGTCGTAGAGGGACTGGCGTCCGGGCTGCCCGTGCTCTACGCCTCCTGCCCCGCCATCGAGGACCTCCCCCCGCAGGCCGCGACCGACGCCCGGCGGGTGCAGGGCGGCCCCGAGGTCTTCGCCCGCGCGCTGGCGGCGGCCCGCGCGCGGGGCCCGCGGCCGCGCACCGCCCCGGACGCCGCCCACCACTACTGCATCACCCGCAGCGCCGCCCACCTCATGGACGTGTACGCGGCCGCGGTCTCCACCTCGTCGCCGTCCCCCGCACCCCAGGGAGCCAGTTCCTCATGACCGAGATCCGACAGCACCTCCCCCTCAGCCGCGCGAAAGCCCTCCCGGCCTGGACCCTCCTCGCGGCCGGCGCCGTGACCGGCGGCCTGCTCGGCGGCGCGTACGGCGTCGTCAAGACCCCGACGTACACGGCCACCAGCTACGTCATCGCCGTACCGACCGACAAGGCCGACTCGTCCACCGCGCTCGGTTTCGCGCAGGCCTACGGCCGGGTCGCCACCCAGCTCGCGGTGCTCGGGGACGCGCAGGTGTGGGCGGGCGTGCCGGTGAAGACGCTCCAGTCGAGCGTGCAGACGGCGACCTCGCCGGACGCGCCGATGGTCGCCGTCACGGCCACCTCCTCGCGCGCCGACCTCGCCGCCGACATGGCCAACGCGGTGTCCCGCTCGCTGACCGTGCACGCGAACGACGCGAAGGCCTCGACCCACGTCGAACTCCAGACCTTCGCCCGCGCCATCAGGCCCGCCGCGCCCACCGCGGCCTCGGCCGCGGTGACCGGCCTGGTCGGCGCGAGCGCGGGCGGCCTCCTCGGCGGCCTGCTGTTGCTCGTCCGCCCGCGCCGCACGACCGACGAGACCGGCCGCCCCGCCTCCGTGCCCAGCCCGGCCACCGCGGCCGACGTCCTGTGACACCGGTGTACTCGGCCGAACTCGTCACCGACGCCCAGGAGTTCGCCGAACTCGCCCCGGCCTGGGGCCGGTTGTACCAGAAGTGCGGCGCGGCGACCCCGTTCCAGTCCCACGCCTGGCTGCACTCCTGGTGGCTGTCGTACGGCCGAACGGGCCGTCTGCGTCTGCTCGTTGTGCGCAACGGCCGCGAACTCGTCGCCGCGGCGCCCCTGATGCTCGTCCGCAGCCCGGTTCCCTCACTGGTCCCGCTCGGCGGCGCGATCTCCGACTACGGCGACGTCCTGCTGGACGACGACCACGGCGACCCGGCCGTCGCCGCGCTCACCGAGGGCCTCGCGTCCGCCGCCCGCACCGCGCTGATCGACTTCCGCGAGGTGCGCCCCGGCGGCGCGGTCGAGCGCGTCTACGACCGCTGGCGCGGCCCGCGCCGCCGCGTGCACGACTCGCTGTGCCTGGAGCTGCCCGCCGTACCGATGGCCGACCTGGTCGCCCGTCTCCCCTCCTCCAAGGCCCAGCGCGTCCGCGCCAAGCTCCGCAAGCTGACCGCGCTGGGCGTGGAGCGGCACGTCGTACAGCCGGACGGGGTGGACTCGGCGCTGCGGCGGCTGCTGGAACTGCACGAACTCCAGTGGCAGGGGCGGAAGGTGACGTCCGAGCATCTCCAGACCCGGTTCTGCGAGCACCTGGTGCGCTCGGTCGGGCCGATGGTGCGCTCCGGGGACGCCGTCGTCACCGAGTTCCGGCTGGACGAGGACGTGGTCGCCGTAGATCTGACGCTGTTGTCGCGGCGGCTCGCGGGCGGTTATCTCTACGGCGCGCATCCGCGGCTGCGGGAGCGGAAGGCGGATGTGGCGGTGATGCTGCTCGACGCGTGCGCCGAGCACACCGGCGCCGACGAACCGCGCACGCTCAGCCTGTTGCGCGGGGACGAGCCGTACAAGCACCACTGGCGGCCCGAACCGGTCGTCAACCAGCGGCTGTTGCTGGCGCGGAAGCGCACTGCCCCGCTGATGTCCGCGGTCGTCTGCGATGTCGCCGCGCGCCGGCGGGGCAAGGTGCTGCTGCGGAAATGGAGGGAACGCGGTGGCGACGGACCGTGAGCGGCCCGCCGCCACCTCTGGTTCAGCGGTCGCGCTGCCACCAGTCGAACTTCACGCACAGCTTCCCGCCGAGCCAGTACTCGACCCAGTCGCCCAGTTCCACGGGCGAGCAGTTGGCCGGGTGCGCCGGGGTGGGCGGTGCGGTGGGCGTGGCAGGCTTCGTCGGCTCCGGGGTGACCGGGGCCGTGGGTGTCGTCGGTGTCACCGGTGCGGTCGGTGTCGGGGTCGGGTCCTCGGTGCGGCCGAACAGGACCGAGCGGTAGACCTGGGACGACTTCGGGTTCTGGGAGCACTGCCACACACCGTGCGGGCAGTAGTCGGTGACCGTGTTGTACAGCGGCTTGTGCTCGTCCATCCAGGCGAGCATGCGCTTCATGTACTCCGCGTTGTCGCCGTTACGGAAGAGTCCCCATTCAGGATAGGAAATGGGCTTGCCGTGGGATTTGGCGAAGTCCACATGTGCCTGAAGTCCGTAGGGCTCTTTCACCTGTTCGTCGAACGTCAGCCCGGAAGGCTGGTCGTACGAATCCATTCCGACGATGTCGACCGTGTCGTCGCCCGGATAGCACTGCGTCCAGGGAACGGCGTCCCGGCCGCGGCTCGGATCGAAGTCGAACCGGAATTTCTGGCCCGGCACCGAGCGCATCGTGGTGACGATCCTGTCCCAGTACTTCTTCCAGGCCTCCGGGTCAGGACCGCAACGAGAGGTGTACGTGGTGCCGTTCATCTCCCAGCCGAGCACGATCACCGTGTCCGGCACCTTCAGGTCGACCAGCCGCTCGGCGAGGGCCTTGAAGTGCTGATCGAACTGACCGGCCGCGCCCTGCTGGAGCAGCTGCCGCACCTGCCAGTCGGGGACACCGTCCTCGTTGTGCTCCTGCATCGGCACGTTCAGGACGAGCATCCGGTCGGACTTCTCGGTCCGCCAGTCCGCCCACACGTCGAGGAGACCGGGGGCACCCTCGATGTCGCTCCATTGGTTGCCCGGCAGGTAGGTGTGGCCGACGCGCAGTTCGGCCCCGCCCAGCCAGCTGCTCAGCGCGGCCATGCGGGCCACACCGCGAGCGCCGGAGTCGAGGAAGGCACCGAAGGCCGGGCTCGTGGGCGCGGTGGGCGTGGGTGCGGTGGTCGGGGATGCGGTGGTTGTGGGTGTGGTGGTCGCGGGTGGGGTGGTCACGGGAGCAGGCGGATCGGTGACCCGCGTCACCCCCGCCGCGAACCCGGGACCCGACGCGAAAGCCGCCGACGCGGCGACCGTAGCCGCGATGAAGGCCAGCCGGGCGGTTCGGGACCGTCGCTGCTGTGGGGCCATGCCTGCTCCTCTCTCCACTCTGGTACTTCGGGCCGACTTTGCTTTTCCTTCTACTGACACTCAGTCATATGAATATGAATTACGCCACCGCCGTTACGGCTTCCGAGTTCCTCCATCGCCCGCACGGGTGAACCGAACCGAAGGAAACAGTCCGTGTCGCTGCTCGACATCCGTGTCCCCGCAGTTCTGTTGCGGATCGACCGGAATCCCTTTCACCACGGAACGCTGGGTGCCGTGCGTTCGCTGGGCCGGGCGGGAGTGGAGGTGCATGTGGTCGCCGACTCCGCCGGAAGTCCCGTACGCAGCTCCCGCTTTGTCTGCCAGATGCATCCCCCGCCGGCGCCCGGCGCGTCTCCCGGCGAGATCGCCGGCACGCTCCGGCGGGTGGCGGCGCGGATCGCGCGTCCCGCCGTACTGATCCCGATGGACGACGCGAGCGCCGTCGCGGTGGGCCGCCTCGGCGACGAACTCGCGCCCTCCTATCTGCTGCCGCAGCAGCCCGGCGCGCTGTCCGAACGGGTCGCCGACAAGGCCGAACTGGCCGCGGTGTGCGCGGGCGCGGACATCCCGCACCCGGTGACGCTGATCCCGGAGAGCCCGGCGCAGGCCGCGACCTTCGCGTGGCAGCTGGGGCTGCCGGTGGTCGCGAAGTGGAGCCGGCCCTGGCTGGTGCCGGCCGGGACCGGGCTGCGCAGCACGGTGGTGGTGCACAGCGCGCAGGAGGCGCGTGAGTTGTTCCTGCGCGCCGAGGAGGCGGGCAGCCGGCTCCTGTTGCAGGCGTTCCTGCCGCCAGGGCCGGACCGCGACTGGTTCTTCCACGGGTACGCCGACCGGTCCGGTGCCGTGCGCGGCGGTGGCACCGGTCGCAAGCAGCGGGCCTGGCCGCGTGGCGCGGGGCTGACGGCGGTGGGCCGCTGGACGCCCAACCCGCAGGTGCAGGCGCTGGCCGAACGGCTCACCGCCTCGCTCGGCTACCGGGGCATCCTCGACCTGGACTTC
The nucleotide sequence above comes from Streptomyces sp. N50. Encoded proteins:
- a CDS encoding ATP-grasp domain-containing protein; its protein translation is MSLLDIRVPAVLLRIDRNPFHHGTLGAVRSLGRAGVEVHVVADSAGSPVRSSRFVCQMHPPPAPGASPGEIAGTLRRVAARIARPAVLIPMDDASAVAVGRLGDELAPSYLLPQQPGALSERVADKAELAAVCAGADIPHPVTLIPESPAQAATFAWQLGLPVVAKWSRPWLVPAGTGLRSTVVVHSAQEARELFLRAEEAGSRLLLQAFLPPGPDRDWFFHGYADRSGAVRGGGTGRKQRAWPRGAGLTAVGRWTPNPQVQALAERLTASLGYRGILDLDFRRCGSTGRYHLLDFNPRPGAQFRLFADSAGLDVVRALHLDLTHRPLPDGSPRPGRVFVVENYAPLSALRPALGGRELAWHAPDDPGPGRAMWGLWGRHVLRKVWGRLGGTAPAPRTAEVRVVRQAGESNPNGPVEPAELTKVTELSDDEKASSC
- a CDS encoding glycoside hydrolase family 26 protein, with the protein product MAPQQRRSRTARLAFIAATVAASAAFASGPGFAAGVTRVTDPPAPVTTPPATTTPTTTASPTTAPTPTAPTSPAFGAFLDSGARGVARMAALSSWLGGAELRVGHTYLPGNQWSDIEGAPGLLDVWADWRTEKSDRMLVLNVPMQEHNEDGVPDWQVRQLLQQGAAGQFDQHFKALAERLVDLKVPDTVIVLGWEMNGTTYTSRCGPDPEAWKKYWDRIVTTMRSVPGQKFRFDFDPSRGRDAVPWTQCYPGDDTVDIVGMDSYDQPSGLTFDEQVKEPYGLQAHVDFAKSHGKPISYPEWGLFRNGDNAEYMKRMLAWMDEHKPLYNTVTDYCPHGVWQCSQNPKSSQVYRSVLFGRTEDPTPTPTAPVTPTTPTAPVTPEPTKPATPTAPPTPAHPANCSPVELGDWVEYWLGGKLCVKFDWWQRDR
- a CDS encoding glycosyltransferase; the encoded protein is MKALHIITGLGVGGAEQQLRLLIRHLPVDCDVVTLTNPGAVADGLTADGVRVLHLGMTGNRDLAALPRLVRIIRTGGYDLVHTHLYRACVYGRLAARIAGVKAVVATEHSLGDSQMEGRDLSAGVRALYLASERLGRSTVAVSPTVAERLKRWGVPGPRIEVVPNGIDLDRFRFDPVQRLRTRQRLGLPEGAYVIGGIGRLAAGKRFDVLIRALTQLPSDYWLLLVGGGTEENLLRRTAHDCGVADRVLFTGERPYTPDGTPGPDLPSLTAAMDLLASPSPEEAFGLAVVEGLASGLPVLYASCPAIEDLPPQAATDARRVQGGPEVFARALAAARARGPRPRTAPDAAHHYCITRSAAHLMDVYAAAVSTSSPSPAPQGASSS
- a CDS encoding O-antigen ligase family protein; the protein is MFAPVLPVIAVIALLGLPLTPGEGGAGPADAVSGLVVLYCGIRLLRDRSRPLTPTAVAVMGLPVLGLSIAAMGASSPGAGLSGLGRYLQIFVLVPAAVVLLIRDRRDFRVLAWSFVSLAVWQGAIGVKQYVTATGASYQGEDIRAVGTFGPTDVMGMATVVSFGLICALALALGRNDVRQRAVATCCAFALLIPLALSFSRGAWIATAATCAVLLALAGLRRALKVAAAVTAAGIVLVGGFGVGTAMLQERIDSITQVTDAPDQSVIDRYTMWAAATAMWREHPLTGVGLKGFPEHRDGNASLALSSGSDTEGAGAAFLKQPLLSPHNMYLLVLSEQGLIGLLSLAGSWLALLVCALRGLFRVHRTELPGLDCALVSTGLLTWQLIDFVYADIGGPSTVLTAVVFGLAAWWSLVGANMEKQPNAAIPVRAPAEGALAP
- the murJ gene encoding murein biosynthesis integral membrane protein MurJ — encoded protein: MTVTGNTPRESAPKGRGELRAQPQRRSTQHPTEPPLIPPPTPSPEDAAPDSRRFLAKAALITAVLSITGSLLGLARDQALARLFGAGSETDAFLIAWTIPEFAATLLIEDGLAFALIPAFSMALARRAQGTPGDPVRTLVATTLPRLTLAFIAVSALLIGTAPYLVEALAPGLPNPALAISCTRLTATCVLSFGLAGYCSAALRAHRRFVAPAAIYVAYNIGIIAGMYAFGAHWGVRSAALGVAGGGVLMVLTQLPALWRQLTSHKPTTPDADTGPAEPRPMNLALMATVLLFALCRQSQVLIERFLASHLPAGAISHLNYAQKVAQMPMVLSLMLCTVTFPVVARALAEGDTEKARNRVERDLALAACLVLLGAATVIACAPQIIQLLFQRGAFTAHDTAATAGVMRVYALGLLGQTLVGVLVRSYFSAGRPTWYPVGAMAAGIVVTTWIGAWTVGPWGVIGIAVANATGITFTAVLLLYGSGPRSVPLRTRQVLTELSRPVRAAVVATIAGAFVAHALPSPLLGLTAGCTTVTVVFVLLGWALGAQGFAPALETVRSITRRLIHGRSR
- a CDS encoding exopolysaccharide biosynthesis polyprenyl glycosylphosphotransferase, translated to MTAESTVPSPGGQPRDHGFSNVSVIPRRTGGGFRFPVRRPPARPASPLPLLGADLTAALVGALALTGSQRRPLLVALLIAGSILLRPNLPGAVPRVLDELPAVCGRIAVAWLALGTLTAAYAPDRALSPRTLLLGFALQSAASCVARGAVHRRRRKALLNRPRAALVIGPAATAQRVAAAVLRHPKCGIEPIGIVAEHPDGTEGLPVLTTGEEVERALIQNGVRAVLTVHPSVRSERGPLLRALAESGCVVWEVDADSPSYEMRDQLAGFACRRLELGSRRSGSLGKRALDVLASGTLLLLVSPLLLVCAVVLRLTDGRGVVFRQERIGKDGRPFTLLKFRTHRPVDEHEAATRWNIAREPQMSRFCRFLRQTSLDELLQLWNVFRGDMSLVGPRPERPYFVAQFSQTYPGYAARHRMQTGITGLAQIHGLRGDTSIEDRCRFDNAYIDNWSLWQDICILARTVTALVRPTGS
- a CDS encoding GNAT family N-acetyltransferase, whose protein sequence is MYSAELVTDAQEFAELAPAWGRLYQKCGAATPFQSHAWLHSWWLSYGRTGRLRLLVVRNGRELVAAAPLMLVRSPVPSLVPLGGAISDYGDVLLDDDHGDPAVAALTEGLASAARTALIDFREVRPGGAVERVYDRWRGPRRRVHDSLCLELPAVPMADLVARLPSSKAQRVRAKLRKLTALGVERHVVQPDGVDSALRRLLELHELQWQGRKVTSEHLQTRFCEHLVRSVGPMVRSGDAVVTEFRLDEDVVAVDLTLLSRRLAGGYLYGAHPRLRERKADVAVMLLDACAEHTGADEPRTLSLLRGDEPYKHHWRPEPVVNQRLLLARKRTAPLMSAVVCDVAARRRGKVLLRKWRERGGDGP
- a CDS encoding polysaccharide deacetylase family protein, translated to MAAPVDSPTTGRRATGPVPWVAMYHSVGDCSDDPYRITVTPDRLDQQLSWLRRRGLRGVSMADLLAARARGAGQGLVGLTFDDGYADFVTNALPLLARWDCGATLFVLPGRLGGDNAWDPQGPRKPLLTADGIRQAAAEGVEIGSHGLTHVDLTKADDDTLHAEVAESRSRLQELLNSPVDGFCYPYGTIDSRAMDAVREAGYTYACAIDPGDLNGPHALPRVHIGQNDTAVRLFLKYRLHRLRRRPVEGLA
- a CDS encoding lipopolysaccharide biosynthesis protein; the protein is MTEIRQHLPLSRAKALPAWTLLAAGAVTGGLLGGAYGVVKTPTYTATSYVIAVPTDKADSSTALGFAQAYGRVATQLAVLGDAQVWAGVPVKTLQSSVQTATSPDAPMVAVTATSSRADLAADMANAVSRSLTVHANDAKASTHVELQTFARAIRPAAPTAASAAVTGLVGASAGGLLGGLLLLVRPRRTTDETGRPASVPSPATAADVL